The following proteins come from a genomic window of Pirellula staleyi DSM 6068:
- a CDS encoding ferredoxin yields the protein MNDQTPHRSNVPGDFYVAADCCTLCDLPRSCAPTLFDIVEEQHEGIPGTLPHCYVKRQPETPAETAQMLDAVRLSELQCIRYRGTDRLIQLTLADHGCAHLCDQLAPDLQPLAEAAQRLQALRDPQHPGDAAKRPWWRFW from the coding sequence TTGAACGACCAGACGCCACATCGTTCGAACGTGCCGGGAGACTTCTATGTCGCCGCCGATTGCTGCACGTTATGCGATTTGCCTCGCAGTTGTGCGCCGACACTCTTTGACATCGTCGAAGAACAGCATGAGGGTATTCCGGGGACTCTTCCCCATTGCTATGTGAAACGTCAGCCTGAGACTCCGGCCGAAACAGCTCAGATGCTCGATGCTGTCCGGCTTTCTGAATTGCAATGCATACGCTATCGGGGGACCGATCGACTGATTCAGTTGACTTTGGCCGACCACGGTTGTGCACATCTCTGCGATCAACTCGCGCCCGATTTGCAGCCTCTTGCTGAAGCGGCCCAGCGCTTGCAAGCACTACGCGATCCACAGCATCCCGGCGATGCTGCGAAGCGCCCCTGGTGGCGTTTTTGGTAG
- a CDS encoding right-handed parallel beta-helix repeat-containing protein: MSHDHAQPTGTPDGRVPQWLPRTLLVSLLGLVAIAGLGVLRAAPEGPGTSRVGGQRPRLLTVRDFGAVGDGQTDDAAAIQRAIDEGDGDVVFPAGDYKLTRSIVARLNTTGRLGISGTGTARLMMFAPGPALQVIGTHGGTADPKSVMADVWEKERMPRISGIEIVGAHAEADGIEARGTMQISIDGVLLRKLRHGVRLVERNRNVLISDCHIYENSGCGVLLDQVNLHQTNITGSHISYCGGGGVVTRGGEVRNLHIVGCDIEACQSPEGPPTANVLIDCSTGSTAEVTIVGCTIQHGRNAPESANVRILGQGKFKMKGEMVDVQCGHVTIADNVFSDVQTNVHLSGVRGATITGNTMWQGWSHNLVLENCQQVVLTGNMLERNPMYGYTDEASNRVRISACQDLTIESLHLQSAGDNTTEVAALLIEKCERLQLRGLTLLDCQPTSLEIRDSSHVTLCDATLRYDRPGLSHTLLKWTGGDSGLILSTIVSGEVEIAESSLARPADLIKMPAHSPAKTQ; the protein is encoded by the coding sequence ATGTCGCACGACCATGCTCAGCCGACCGGAACACCTGATGGCAGGGTGCCGCAGTGGCTGCCACGCACGCTGCTCGTTAGTTTGCTGGGGCTTGTGGCAATTGCGGGGCTGGGTGTGCTGCGCGCTGCTCCCGAGGGGCCGGGCACCAGCCGAGTCGGTGGCCAACGGCCACGTCTGCTGACCGTGCGCGATTTCGGCGCGGTGGGAGATGGTCAAACCGACGATGCCGCAGCGATTCAGCGCGCGATCGACGAAGGAGATGGCGATGTCGTTTTCCCAGCAGGAGATTACAAACTGACCCGCTCGATCGTCGCCCGCTTAAACACCACCGGTCGGCTCGGCATCAGCGGCACCGGCACCGCGCGGCTGATGATGTTCGCCCCCGGTCCCGCTTTGCAGGTGATCGGCACCCATGGAGGGACGGCGGACCCCAAGTCGGTGATGGCCGACGTTTGGGAAAAAGAACGGATGCCGCGCATCAGCGGAATCGAGATCGTGGGGGCTCATGCCGAGGCCGATGGAATCGAAGCTCGCGGCACCATGCAAATCTCGATCGACGGCGTCTTGCTCCGCAAACTGCGCCACGGTGTGCGACTGGTCGAGCGGAATCGCAACGTCCTGATCAGCGATTGCCATATCTACGAGAACAGCGGCTGTGGTGTGCTGCTCGATCAGGTGAACTTGCATCAAACCAACATCACCGGTTCGCATATCAGCTACTGTGGCGGCGGCGGTGTGGTGACACGTGGTGGCGAGGTTCGTAACCTGCATATCGTGGGGTGCGATATCGAAGCGTGTCAGTCGCCCGAAGGACCACCGACAGCCAATGTGCTCATCGATTGCAGCACAGGCTCGACTGCGGAAGTGACGATCGTCGGCTGTACGATTCAGCATGGCCGCAACGCGCCCGAGTCGGCCAATGTCCGAATCCTCGGCCAAGGTAAGTTCAAAATGAAGGGAGAGATGGTCGACGTGCAATGCGGTCACGTGACGATTGCTGACAACGTCTTCTCCGATGTGCAAACCAACGTTCATCTATCGGGAGTGCGTGGCGCCACGATCACCGGCAACACGATGTGGCAAGGGTGGTCGCATAACCTGGTACTCGAGAATTGCCAGCAAGTGGTGCTGACCGGCAACATGCTCGAGCGTAATCCGATGTATGGCTACACCGACGAAGCGAGCAACCGTGTACGCATCTCCGCCTGCCAAGATCTCACGATCGAATCGCTGCATCTGCAGTCGGCGGGGGACAACACCACCGAAGTTGCCGCGCTCTTGATCGAGAAATGCGAGCGACTTCAGCTGCGCGGATTGACGCTGCTCGATTGCCAACCGACTTCGCTTGAGATTCGCGATTCGTCGCACGTCACTTTGTGTGATGCGACGCTTCGCTACGATCGTCCCGGACTCTCGCATACGCTCCTTAAGTGGACCGGCGGCGACTCCGGTTTGATCCTCAGCACGATTGTTTCGGGAGAAGTGGAGATCGCCGAGTCGTCCCTCGCGCGGCCTGCCGACTTGATCAAAATGCCCGCTCATTCCCCGGCCAAAACGCAGTAA
- the mgsA gene encoding methylglyoxal synthase: protein MIALIAHDQKKPTMVEFVRKYKSVLARYQLVATGSTGRLVMHDTGLAVECVAHGPDGGDLIIGGRVAEAKITAVIFFRDPLTAQPHEPDVSALMRVCDVHNVPLATNFTSAEAIITWLDARDGSPAPVPVA, encoded by the coding sequence ATGATCGCACTGATCGCACACGACCAGAAAAAACCGACGATGGTCGAGTTTGTTCGGAAGTATAAGTCGGTTCTGGCCCGCTACCAGCTTGTCGCAACGGGGAGCACAGGACGGCTTGTGATGCACGACACAGGGCTCGCGGTGGAGTGCGTAGCGCATGGTCCCGATGGTGGCGATCTGATCATTGGTGGGCGCGTCGCAGAAGCGAAGATCACGGCGGTGATTTTTTTTCGCGATCCACTGACTGCTCAGCCGCACGAGCCCGACGTGAGCGCTTTGATGCGCGTGTGCGACGTCCACAACGTCCCTCTGGCGACAAACTTCACCAGCGCCGAAGCGATCATCACTTGGCTCGATGCCCGCGACGGTTCGCCTGCTCCAGTTCCAGTGGCTTAA
- a CDS encoding HEAT repeat domain-containing protein, translating into MFVTSFRSLATAGILPLLALTLSLRSLLAVPTAGPAEEPTIAGESQDASQVMSGFKKPEGITVSLFAAEPLVANPVAFGIDERGRVIVCETFRQSKGVEDNRSHAHWLDDDLAAQTVEDRLAYILKHLGDKAGDYTKHDDRLRLLEDTNGDGVADKSTVFAKGFNQIVDGTGAGVLLRKGTAYYTCIPHLWMLKDADNDGVAEDRKSLHEGYGVRFAFRGHDMHGLIIGQDGRLYFSIGDRGLNVKQGDKHFVNPSNGAVLRCELDGSNLEMFATGLRNPQELAFDDHGNLFTGDNNSDSGDRARWVYVVEGGDTGWRMEYQYLSDRGPFNREKIWHPQHEGQPAYIIPPITNFADGPSGLAFDPGTGMTDHFRGRFLLCDFRGGPGNSGVRTFRNKPKGASFELVDDEQTFWNVLATDVDFNTDGSILLSDWVNGWNGENKGRLYTFASAEAAKSAIVLEVKKLLAEGFSHRETAELVKLAAHADRRVRMESQFALVEKNEAAALATLAKSSDSLLARLHGVWGLAQLARLKRDPSIAQPLVALLADDAGEVRAQTAKMVGELKLAAALPALLKLTSDSEPRVRHFAAIALGYLGDKSAIEGLVKLADDTGAADPVIRHAAVMGLVGAARSEENLKVYYTSSSPSIRMAMVLALRRLKSPDLGLFVNDIDPLVRVEAARAIYDVPVAAALPTLAAALSPAVTDDALARRMLGANFRLGTAEAAERIAKFAASSTPSETLRLEALGMLANWAKPSSRDRVIGVWNPLEPRDSAIAKTAFQANIAGMLTGGDKVRSEAAKVAAGLGINEIAPILIELLSDKSLSGKSRADSLWILGQLGSDKLNELISTSLKDADPYVRSTALRMLALIKPAEAFPLLEIAALDGQGVDRQQALVVLGSLATSDADAVLTKGLDTLLAGKFPPYASLDLVEAAAKSESPEVKDRLKKYESTRAAGDPVAKFIECLEGGDADAGRVIFYEKTQVSCVRCHKVAQTGGEVGPELTKIGTDKARQYLLEAIADPNRAIAKNFETVTILDLDGNVLSGIVKFENDKRVDLMTGEGKIVSVEKENIDQRKSGKSSMPEDLTKHLSKSELRDLVAFLASLKGESK; encoded by the coding sequence ATGTTTGTGACATCGTTTCGCTCTCTCGCCACCGCTGGCATCCTGCCACTCTTGGCCCTCACACTTTCGCTTCGATCGCTTCTGGCTGTGCCAACAGCTGGCCCTGCGGAAGAGCCCACCATCGCCGGGGAATCGCAAGATGCCTCGCAAGTGATGTCGGGGTTCAAAAAACCCGAAGGGATCACCGTCTCGCTCTTTGCCGCCGAACCGCTCGTGGCAAACCCAGTCGCCTTCGGTATCGATGAGCGCGGCCGCGTGATCGTGTGCGAAACCTTTCGTCAAAGCAAAGGGGTGGAAGACAATCGCAGCCACGCCCATTGGCTCGACGACGATCTCGCTGCTCAAACGGTCGAAGACCGCCTCGCTTACATCCTGAAACATCTCGGCGATAAAGCGGGGGACTACACCAAGCACGACGACCGCCTCCGTCTCCTCGAAGATACCAATGGGGATGGTGTCGCCGACAAATCGACCGTGTTTGCCAAGGGGTTCAATCAAATCGTCGATGGAACCGGCGCAGGTGTGTTGCTTCGTAAAGGGACCGCCTACTACACCTGCATCCCTCATCTCTGGATGCTCAAGGATGCCGATAACGACGGTGTCGCAGAAGACCGCAAGAGCCTGCACGAAGGCTACGGTGTTCGCTTTGCCTTTCGTGGCCACGACATGCACGGGCTCATCATCGGGCAAGATGGCCGACTCTATTTCAGCATCGGCGATCGTGGCTTGAACGTGAAGCAAGGTGACAAACACTTTGTGAATCCATCGAACGGTGCCGTGCTTCGCTGCGAGCTCGATGGCTCGAATCTCGAAATGTTTGCAACCGGTTTGCGAAATCCGCAAGAGCTCGCTTTCGACGACCACGGCAATCTGTTCACCGGCGACAACAATAGCGACAGCGGCGATCGCGCCCGCTGGGTCTATGTGGTCGAAGGTGGCGATACCGGTTGGCGCATGGAATATCAGTACCTCAGCGATCGTGGTCCTTTCAATCGCGAAAAGATCTGGCATCCCCAGCACGAAGGACAGCCTGCTTACATCATTCCCCCGATCACCAATTTCGCCGATGGTCCTTCGGGACTTGCGTTCGATCCCGGCACCGGCATGACCGACCATTTCCGGGGTCGCTTTTTGCTGTGCGATTTCCGTGGTGGACCGGGCAACAGCGGCGTTCGTACGTTCCGCAACAAGCCCAAGGGAGCCTCGTTCGAACTCGTCGACGACGAGCAAACGTTCTGGAATGTGCTGGCGACCGACGTCGATTTCAACACCGATGGTTCGATTCTGCTGTCGGACTGGGTGAACGGTTGGAATGGCGAGAACAAGGGGCGCCTCTACACGTTTGCTTCCGCCGAAGCTGCTAAATCGGCGATCGTGCTGGAAGTGAAAAAACTACTCGCCGAAGGTTTTTCGCACCGCGAAACCGCCGAGCTTGTGAAACTGGCCGCGCACGCCGATCGTCGCGTCCGTATGGAATCGCAGTTCGCCCTGGTTGAGAAAAACGAAGCTGCTGCACTCGCTACGCTCGCAAAATCGAGCGATTCGCTCCTCGCCCGTTTGCATGGTGTGTGGGGCCTCGCACAACTCGCGCGGCTGAAACGCGACCCCTCGATTGCTCAGCCTCTGGTGGCCCTGCTGGCCGACGATGCTGGTGAAGTGCGAGCCCAAACTGCCAAGATGGTGGGTGAACTGAAACTCGCCGCCGCACTGCCTGCTCTCCTCAAACTGACTAGCGATAGTGAACCTCGCGTTCGTCATTTCGCAGCCATTGCCCTGGGATATCTGGGCGATAAGTCGGCGATCGAAGGACTCGTGAAGCTCGCCGACGACACCGGTGCAGCCGACCCTGTGATTCGTCACGCTGCGGTGATGGGACTCGTCGGCGCCGCTCGTTCGGAGGAGAATCTGAAGGTCTACTACACCAGCTCGTCCCCCTCGATTCGGATGGCGATGGTTCTGGCGCTACGTCGTTTGAAGAGTCCCGACCTGGGTCTCTTCGTCAATGACATCGATCCACTGGTGCGTGTCGAAGCAGCCCGTGCGATTTACGATGTCCCGGTCGCGGCCGCGCTTCCAACGCTTGCTGCTGCACTCTCCCCCGCCGTCACCGACGACGCTTTGGCTCGCCGCATGCTCGGAGCAAATTTCCGCCTCGGAACAGCCGAAGCAGCCGAACGAATTGCCAAGTTTGCCGCTTCGAGCACCCCGAGCGAAACGCTTCGTCTCGAAGCGCTCGGCATGCTCGCCAATTGGGCCAAGCCAAGTTCGCGCGATCGGGTGATCGGCGTTTGGAATCCCCTCGAGCCTCGCGATTCGGCCATCGCCAAAACTGCTTTCCAAGCGAACATCGCGGGAATGCTGACCGGTGGCGATAAGGTTCGCTCCGAAGCTGCGAAAGTGGCCGCTGGCCTGGGGATCAACGAAATCGCGCCGATTCTCATCGAACTGCTATCCGACAAATCGCTCAGCGGAAAGTCGCGTGCCGACTCGCTCTGGATCCTCGGTCAACTCGGCAGCGACAAGCTCAACGAACTGATCTCCACTTCGCTCAAGGATGCTGATCCTTACGTCCGTTCGACCGCGCTTCGTATGTTGGCGCTCATCAAACCAGCCGAGGCGTTTCCACTGCTCGAAATCGCTGCCCTCGATGGCCAGGGAGTCGATCGCCAGCAAGCGCTCGTCGTGCTCGGCTCGCTCGCCACGAGTGATGCCGATGCAGTCCTTACGAAAGGACTCGACACACTTCTTGCCGGCAAGTTCCCCCCCTATGCCAGCCTCGATCTGGTTGAGGCAGCCGCCAAGTCGGAATCGCCCGAAGTGAAAGACCGTTTGAAGAAGTACGAGTCGACTCGTGCTGCTGGCGATCCCGTCGCTAAGTTCATCGAATGCCTCGAAGGTGGCGATGCCGATGCGGGCCGCGTCATCTTCTACGAGAAGACGCAGGTCTCATGCGTCCGTTGTCATAAGGTGGCTCAAACCGGCGGCGAAGTGGGGCCCGAACTGACGAAGATCGGCACCGATAAAGCACGCCAGTATTTGCTCGAAGCGATCGCCGACCCCAATCGCGCGATTGCCAAAAACTTCGAGACCGTGACGATTCTCGATCTCGATGGCAACGTCCTTTCGGGAATCGTGAAGTTCGAAAACGACAAGCGTGTCGATCTGATGACCGGTGAAGGGAAGATCGTGTCGGTCGAGAAAGAGAACATCGACCAGCGTAAGTCGGGCAAAAGCTCGATGCCGGAAGATCTGACCAAGCACCTCTCGAAGAGCGAGCTGCGCGACCTCGTGGCGTTTCTCGCGAGCCTCAAGGGCGAGAGCAAATAG
- a CDS encoding DUF1080 domain-containing protein translates to MKRTRIWIAGGLVLGISALAQAWWVDEYKSGIVWPTPPVVTPGEAGKAPSDAIVLFDGTNLDAFEGGDKWVIENGEATVAKGGITTKEKFGSCQLHVEFASPAEVKGKGQGRGNSGIYLMGRYEVQVLDSFENETYVDGQCASIYKQQPPMVNACRKPGEWQTLDIIFTAPAFNDDGTVKSPAFVTVLHNGIVVHNHFELLGGTSYVEAPRYTKHPEREPISLQFHGNPVKYRNIWLRENITPLVGTPPMTKTEEPKSEEKSEKQDEAKPEEAKKE, encoded by the coding sequence ATGAAACGGACGCGCATCTGGATTGCAGGTGGTTTGGTACTCGGCATTTCGGCCCTCGCTCAAGCGTGGTGGGTCGATGAGTACAAGAGTGGCATCGTGTGGCCCACACCGCCGGTCGTCACGCCGGGCGAAGCTGGAAAGGCTCCCTCCGATGCGATCGTTTTGTTCGATGGCACCAACCTCGACGCCTTCGAGGGGGGCGATAAGTGGGTCATCGAAAACGGCGAAGCGACGGTTGCTAAAGGGGGCATTACGACCAAGGAGAAGTTCGGCAGTTGCCAGCTGCACGTCGAGTTTGCTTCGCCCGCTGAAGTGAAAGGGAAAGGGCAAGGTCGCGGCAACAGCGGCATTTACCTGATGGGTCGCTACGAAGTGCAAGTGCTCGATTCGTTCGAGAACGAGACCTACGTCGACGGCCAATGTGCTTCGATCTACAAGCAACAGCCTCCGATGGTGAACGCTTGCCGCAAACCGGGAGAGTGGCAAACGCTCGACATCATTTTCACGGCTCCAGCATTCAATGACGACGGCACGGTGAAGTCCCCCGCCTTCGTCACGGTGCTGCACAACGGCATTGTGGTGCATAACCACTTCGAGCTGCTCGGCGGAACGTCGTACGTCGAAGCGCCACGCTATACGAAGCACCCCGAGCGCGAGCCGATTTCGCTTCAGTTCCACGGCAATCCCGTGAAGTATCGAAACATTTGGCTTCGCGAAAACATTACGCCGCTGGTCGGCACTCCTCCGATGACAAAAACGGAAGAGCCGAAATCGGAAGAGAAATCCGAGAAGCAGGACGAAGCGAAGCCCGAGGAAGCCAAGAAAGAGTAG
- the dnaE gene encoding DNA polymerase III subunit alpha, giving the protein MSDRKFVHLHCHSHYSLLDGASSVPKLLKRAKEHGMSALALTDHGNLHGALEFYNKAKALGINPIIGYEAYIAPGSRFEKKDAANSKEASYHLTLLAQNRQGFKNLIKLASAASLEGFYYKPRIDKEILQAHSEGIICLSGCVSSEFSNAVLRGHGGDKELKDAQEIAGWFHKVFGDRYFLEIMNNGIDIQRFQLEGAVDVAKKMGLPLVATSDAHYAYAEDAEAQDVLLCVNTGKFRTDTNRMKMENGSFYLRSAEEMYEHFHGLEDAVARSQEIADSVHIDLELGKRHFPVYPIPPEKTAEDYLRELCVQGLKERYAGDEEMLPGGELSEVVVARLERELNVINKLGFPNYFLIVWDFVRHAREQDVPATARGSGVGALVCFALYLSHVCPIKYDLLFERFLDLNRKEAPDIDIDFCKDRRGDIIRYVKDKYGESNVAQIGTFGTLAARAAIKDVGRVLGIPMERVNKVTAMVPDELHIHLSDALEKSDELKAVYNGDPDVREMLDLAMRIEGLARNVGTHAAAVVIADKPLTEYVPLGRVGGKSDIITQWSMGDVEAAGLLKMDFLGLRNLTILSKAVEIIQQTTGKRVDPYKFPLDDKRTFALLQRGETKGIFQLESGGIRDLLQKMKPDHFRDIIATNALYRPGPLEGGMVADYVAVKHGRKQAEYIHPVCEKILSETNGVMVYQEQVMRILNELGGIELAASYTVIKAISKKKEDLINKNKVQFLKGAVEKGITEKQADDFWNLIIKFAGYGFNKSHSTAYALIAYMTAYLKAHYPVEFMAALLSGDIQGRNFKTKDSLVEHLEDCTRMGITVQPPNVNESNVDFAVKDGKILFGLSAIKGCGGSAGESIVAARTKGGPFRDLFDFCERVDATGSSKGTIETLIKAGAFDCFGARRSQQFAIVERAIQSGQSVAADRKSGQKNLFGAFEEEEPSKAKSTTLPDVPELASKEMATQEKEVLGFYLSSHPLDEHKRTLATYRSHTTADIGPIPDRSEVILGGMVSAIKLSNTKNPKPGAPSRYVMFDLEDTEGTIRCILWPDGYAEMGQMVQPDAILMVRGAIDRRGGEEANLVINELMPLDQLSTRYTSGLVVRVDTRDQPDDCLLKIREITRGYPGDKELQLVLVLDDASRVHMRAHKMKIDVTPELRTRLDDLLGPGNFQLLTTPPKPSADRPGPRRQYPRSPNS; this is encoded by the coding sequence ATGTCGGATCGCAAGTTCGTTCACCTGCACTGCCACTCGCACTACAGCCTGCTCGATGGGGCATCGTCGGTCCCCAAACTCCTGAAGCGCGCGAAAGAACATGGCATGAGCGCGCTGGCGCTCACCGATCACGGCAACCTGCACGGCGCACTCGAATTCTATAACAAAGCCAAAGCGCTCGGCATCAATCCGATCATCGGCTACGAAGCCTACATCGCACCCGGCAGCCGCTTCGAAAAGAAAGATGCCGCCAACAGCAAAGAAGCAAGCTACCACCTCACGCTGCTGGCACAAAATCGCCAAGGCTTCAAGAACCTGATTAAGCTCGCATCAGCCGCCTCGCTCGAAGGTTTTTATTACAAACCGCGCATCGACAAAGAAATTCTTCAAGCGCACAGCGAAGGAATCATTTGCCTCTCGGGCTGCGTGTCGAGCGAATTTTCTAACGCCGTGCTGCGTGGTCATGGTGGCGACAAAGAACTCAAAGACGCGCAGGAAATTGCCGGCTGGTTCCACAAAGTTTTTGGCGACCGCTATTTCCTCGAGATCATGAACAACGGAATCGACATCCAGCGATTCCAACTCGAAGGGGCGGTCGATGTCGCAAAGAAAATGGGGCTGCCACTCGTAGCCACCAGCGACGCGCACTATGCCTATGCCGAAGATGCTGAAGCGCAAGACGTGCTGCTGTGCGTGAACACTGGTAAGTTCCGCACCGACACCAATCGAATGAAGATGGAAAACGGCTCGTTCTATCTCCGCTCGGCGGAAGAAATGTACGAGCATTTTCACGGACTCGAAGATGCTGTCGCGCGCAGTCAAGAGATCGCCGACAGCGTGCATATCGATCTCGAACTCGGCAAGCGTCACTTTCCGGTCTACCCCATTCCACCCGAGAAAACTGCGGAAGATTATCTCCGCGAACTCTGCGTACAAGGGCTTAAAGAACGTTACGCCGGCGACGAGGAAATGCTCCCGGGTGGCGAGCTTTCGGAAGTTGTTGTCGCGCGTCTCGAACGCGAACTAAACGTCATCAACAAGCTCGGATTTCCCAACTACTTCCTCATCGTGTGGGACTTCGTGCGTCACGCGCGCGAGCAAGATGTTCCAGCGACGGCGCGTGGCAGCGGCGTCGGCGCACTCGTCTGCTTTGCGCTTTATCTCAGCCACGTTTGTCCGATCAAATACGATCTGCTGTTCGAGCGATTCCTCGATCTCAATCGTAAAGAAGCGCCCGATATCGATATCGACTTCTGCAAAGATCGACGTGGCGACATCATTCGCTACGTGAAAGACAAGTACGGCGAATCGAACGTCGCGCAGATCGGTACGTTCGGAACCCTCGCCGCCCGCGCGGCCATTAAAGACGTCGGCCGTGTGCTCGGCATTCCGATGGAGCGCGTGAATAAAGTCACCGCGATGGTCCCCGATGAACTCCATATCCATCTGAGCGATGCGCTCGAAAAGAGCGACGAGCTGAAAGCTGTTTACAACGGCGATCCCGACGTTCGCGAAATGCTCGACCTGGCGATGCGCATCGAAGGGCTCGCGCGGAACGTCGGCACCCATGCTGCTGCGGTGGTGATCGCCGACAAACCGCTCACCGAGTATGTGCCGCTCGGACGAGTCGGCGGCAAAAGCGACATCATCACCCAGTGGTCGATGGGCGACGTCGAAGCGGCTGGCTTGTTGAAGATGGACTTCCTCGGCCTGCGAAACTTGACGATCCTCAGCAAAGCGGTCGAAATCATTCAGCAAACGACCGGTAAACGGGTCGATCCGTACAAGTTTCCGCTCGACGACAAACGAACCTTTGCGCTGCTGCAGCGCGGCGAAACCAAGGGCATTTTTCAGCTCGAAAGTGGTGGCATTCGCGATCTTCTGCAGAAGATGAAGCCCGACCATTTCCGCGACATCATCGCCACCAACGCCCTCTATCGCCCCGGTCCGCTCGAAGGTGGTATGGTCGCCGACTACGTCGCGGTGAAGCATGGTCGCAAGCAAGCGGAGTACATCCATCCCGTTTGCGAAAAGATCCTCTCCGAGACCAACGGCGTGATGGTCTACCAAGAGCAGGTGATGCGAATTCTGAACGAACTCGGCGGAATCGAGCTCGCTGCTTCGTACACCGTGATTAAGGCGATCAGCAAAAAGAAAGAAGACCTGATCAACAAGAACAAAGTGCAGTTCTTGAAAGGGGCGGTTGAAAAAGGGATCACCGAAAAACAGGCCGACGACTTCTGGAACCTGATTATCAAGTTCGCTGGCTACGGCTTTAACAAGAGTCACTCGACCGCCTACGCGCTCATCGCTTACATGACGGCGTATCTCAAAGCGCACTATCCGGTCGAGTTCATGGCCGCACTACTCTCGGGCGATATCCAGGGGCGTAACTTCAAAACCAAAGACTCCCTCGTCGAGCATTTGGAAGACTGCACGCGCATGGGAATCACCGTGCAGCCCCCCAATGTGAACGAAAGCAACGTCGATTTCGCCGTGAAAGATGGAAAGATTCTGTTCGGACTTTCCGCAATCAAAGGTTGCGGTGGGTCGGCTGGCGAGTCGATTGTCGCCGCGCGCACCAAGGGGGGACCGTTTCGCGATCTGTTCGATTTCTGTGAGCGTGTCGACGCCACCGGCTCGAGCAAGGGAACGATCGAAACCCTCATTAAAGCGGGGGCTTTCGACTGTTTTGGTGCTCGCCGCTCGCAGCAGTTTGCGATTGTCGAGCGCGCGATCCAGTCGGGGCAATCCGTCGCAGCCGACCGTAAAAGTGGCCAGAAAAACTTGTTCGGCGCGTTCGAAGAAGAGGAGCCCTCGAAGGCCAAATCGACCACCCTTCCCGATGTTCCAGAACTCGCCAGCAAGGAAATGGCGACGCAAGAGAAAGAAGTGCTCGGCTTCTATCTTTCGAGCCATCCGCTCGACGAACACAAACGAACGCTGGCCACGTACCGCAGTCACACAACAGCCGACATCGGCCCGATTCCCGATCGCTCGGAAGTGATCCTCGGCGGCATGGTCTCGGCCATCAAGCTCTCGAATACGAAGAACCCCAAACCTGGTGCGCCATCGCGTTATGTGATGTTCGACCTCGAAGATACCGAAGGCACGATCCGCTGCATCTTGTGGCCCGATGGCTATGCCGAAATGGGACAGATGGTTCAGCCCGACGCCATCCTGATGGTGCGTGGTGCGATCGATAGGCGTGGTGGCGAAGAAGCCAACCTCGTCATCAACGAACTGATGCCGCTCGATCAGCTCAGCACGCGTTACACCTCGGGCCTCGTGGTGCGTGTCGACACGCGCGATCAGCCCGACGACTGCCTGCTGAAGATTCGCGAAATCACGCGCGGCTATCCGGGGGATAAGGAACTGCAACTCGTCCTGGTGCTCGACGACGCCAGCCGCGTCCATATGCGGGCGCATAAGATGAAAATCGATGTAACCCCAGAACTCCGCACACGCCTCGACGATTTGCTGGGGCCAGGAAATTTCCAGCTCCTGACCACTCCGCCCAAACCGTCTGCCGATCGTCCTGGTCCTCGTCGTCAGTATCCGCGATCGCCGAATTCATAA